In Rothia mucilaginosa, one genomic interval encodes:
- a CDS encoding acyl-CoA thioesterase, translating to MTKPTVTQNLMRMLDLSPVEAAPASFGSDEVSTGVTLTREQPRTFGGQVLAQSIIAADRTVEGKDIHSIHAYFLRPGDIERELFFATQRLNDSRSFSTRRVQVFQDEAPMFSAIMSFQSDSRGPEHTAVTMPEVPDPESLPMVSDYLGQLPHPIAQAVSWERPIDMRHVDAPLYTQADASSTQPRACVWFKTFDRLVHADGSEASEAEHRAAIAYASDYLPLEPALRRHGKFWLEPGLKSASLDHAMWFHRSARADEWLLYVLDSPSAQGGRMLAQGSIFNRSGELVATVAQEMMFRLPEYR from the coding sequence ATGACCAAGCCCACTGTGACCCAAAACCTCATGCGGATGCTGGACCTCTCCCCTGTGGAGGCGGCGCCCGCCTCCTTCGGTAGTGATGAAGTGTCCACCGGTGTGACGCTCACCCGCGAACAGCCGCGTACTTTCGGTGGTCAGGTTCTTGCCCAGTCGATTATTGCCGCCGACCGCACGGTGGAGGGCAAGGACATCCACTCGATTCACGCCTACTTTCTGCGTCCCGGCGATATTGAGCGTGAACTGTTCTTCGCCACTCAGCGCCTGAATGATAGCCGTTCCTTCTCGACCCGCCGCGTGCAGGTGTTCCAGGATGAGGCGCCCATGTTCTCGGCGATTATGTCGTTCCAGTCCGATAGCCGCGGCCCGGAGCACACCGCAGTGACCATGCCGGAGGTGCCGGACCCCGAATCATTGCCGATGGTCAGCGACTACCTGGGTCAGCTCCCCCACCCCATTGCACAGGCGGTCTCGTGGGAACGTCCGATTGATATGCGACACGTGGACGCGCCCCTGTACACTCAGGCGGATGCCTCCTCGACACAGCCGCGTGCCTGTGTGTGGTTCAAGACCTTTGACCGCCTGGTGCATGCTGATGGTTCTGAGGCGTCGGAGGCGGAGCACCGCGCCGCTATCGCCTACGCTTCGGATTATCTGCCGCTGGAGCCGGCTCTGCGCCGTCACGGCAAGTTCTGGCTGGAGCCGGGCCTCAAGAGCGCCTCGCTGGATCACGCGATGTGGTTCCACCGTTCGGCGCGTGCCGATGAGTGGCTGCTGTACGTGCTGGATTCTCCGAGCGCGCAGGGTGGCAGGATGCTCGCGCAGGGTTCGATTTTCAATCGTTCCGGTGAGCTGGTGGCGACCGTGGCGCAGGAAATGATGTTCCGCCTGCCGGAATACCGCTAA
- a CDS encoding ATP-dependent Clp protease proteolytic subunit — MSSYMPLPIGASQAAGVAPAPSMATPIVGAQEDYVYNSLLKERIIWLGSEVRDSNANLICSQMLLLSAEDPEADIYLYINSPGGSVTAGMAIYDTMQLIPNDVVTVVTGMAASMGQFLLTAGTIGKRYATPNARILMHQPLGGIGGTASDIRTQAELILDMKKRLAEITAERTGKSLETILKDNDRDNWFNAEEGLEYGFFDHIATTAGKLPESKNA; from the coding sequence ATGTCCAGCTACATGCCTCTGCCCATCGGCGCCTCCCAGGCAGCCGGCGTGGCGCCCGCGCCGTCTATGGCAACCCCCATCGTTGGTGCCCAGGAAGATTACGTCTACAACAGCCTCCTGAAGGAGCGCATTATCTGGCTCGGCTCCGAGGTGCGCGACTCCAACGCCAACCTCATCTGCTCCCAGATGCTGCTGCTCTCGGCTGAAGACCCCGAGGCAGACATCTACCTGTACATCAACTCTCCCGGCGGCTCCGTCACCGCTGGCATGGCTATCTACGACACCATGCAGCTCATCCCGAACGACGTGGTGACCGTGGTGACCGGCATGGCAGCATCCATGGGTCAGTTCCTGCTCACCGCAGGCACCATCGGCAAGCGCTACGCAACCCCGAATGCCCGAATCCTCATGCACCAGCCCCTCGGCGGCATTGGCGGTACCGCGTCGGATATCCGCACCCAGGCTGAGCTGATTCTGGACATGAAGAAGCGCCTGGCAGAGATCACCGCTGAGCGCACCGGCAAGAGCCTGGAAACCATCCTGAAGGATAACGACCGCGACAACTGGTTCAATGCGGAAGAAGGCCTGGAATACGGCTTCTTCGACCACATTGCCACCACCGCCGGTAAGCTGCCCGAATCGAAGAACGCATAA
- the ettA gene encoding energy-dependent translational throttle protein EttA: MAEFIYQMIKARKTVGDKVILNDVTMSFFPGAKIGMVGPNGAGKSTILKIMAGLDQPSNGEARLTAGYTVGILMQEPPLNEEKTVLGNVEEGVGEIKSKLDRFNKISALMAEPDADFDALMEEMGQLQEAIDAANAWDLDSQLEQAMEALRCPPADMPVTHLSGGERRRVALCKLLLQKPDLLLLDEPTNHLDAESVLWLEQHLQSYEGAVIAITHDRYFLDHVAEWIAEVDRGNLYPYEGNYSTYLEKKRSRLEVQGKKDAKLAKRLSEELDWVRSNAKGRQAKSKARLARYEEMAAEAEKTRKLDFEEIQIPPGPRLGNVVIEAENLQKGFDGRSLINGLSFSLPRNGIVGVIGPNGVGKSTLFKTIVGLEPLDGGELKVGETVKISYVDQNRANIDPEKSLWEVVSDGLDYIQVGNVEMPSRAYVSAFGFKGPDQQKKAGVLSGGERNRLNLALTLKQGGNLLLLDEPTNDLDVETLASLENALLEFPGCAVVVSHDRWFLDRVATHILAWEGTDENPDQWYWFEGNFESYEKNKIERLGPEAAKPHRVVHRKLTR, translated from the coding sequence ATGGCTGAATTTATTTATCAGATGATCAAGGCCCGCAAGACTGTGGGCGACAAGGTCATCCTTAACGACGTGACGATGTCGTTCTTCCCCGGCGCCAAGATCGGTATGGTTGGTCCGAACGGTGCGGGTAAGTCGACCATCCTGAAGATCATGGCTGGCCTCGACCAGCCCTCCAACGGTGAGGCACGCCTGACCGCAGGCTACACCGTGGGTATCCTCATGCAGGAGCCGCCGCTGAACGAAGAGAAGACCGTTCTGGGCAACGTTGAAGAAGGCGTGGGCGAAATCAAGTCCAAGCTGGACCGCTTCAACAAAATCTCCGCCCTCATGGCTGAGCCTGACGCTGACTTCGACGCCCTCATGGAAGAAATGGGTCAGCTGCAGGAAGCTATCGACGCCGCTAACGCATGGGACCTGGACTCCCAGCTGGAGCAGGCAATGGAAGCGCTGCGCTGCCCGCCCGCTGACATGCCCGTCACCCACCTCTCCGGTGGTGAGCGCCGCCGCGTGGCACTGTGCAAGCTGCTGCTGCAGAAGCCCGACCTGCTGCTGCTCGACGAGCCCACCAACCACCTGGACGCAGAGTCCGTGCTCTGGCTGGAGCAGCACCTGCAGTCCTACGAGGGTGCCGTCATCGCGATTACCCACGACCGCTACTTCCTCGACCACGTGGCAGAATGGATCGCCGAGGTTGACCGCGGTAACCTGTACCCCTACGAGGGTAACTACTCCACCTACCTGGAGAAGAAGCGTTCCCGCCTCGAAGTTCAGGGCAAGAAGGACGCTAAGCTCGCTAAGCGCCTGAGCGAGGAGCTGGATTGGGTCCGCTCCAACGCTAAGGGCCGCCAGGCTAAGTCGAAGGCTCGTCTGGCACGCTACGAGGAGATGGCTGCGGAGGCTGAGAAGACCCGCAAGCTTGACTTCGAAGAGATTCAGATTCCTCCGGGACCCCGCCTGGGTAACGTCGTTATTGAGGCTGAGAACCTGCAGAAGGGCTTCGACGGCCGTTCCCTGATTAACGGCCTGTCCTTCTCCCTGCCCCGTAACGGCATTGTCGGTGTGATTGGTCCTAACGGTGTGGGTAAGTCCACCCTGTTCAAGACCATCGTTGGCCTGGAGCCCCTGGACGGCGGCGAGCTGAAGGTCGGCGAGACCGTGAAGATCTCGTACGTTGACCAGAACCGCGCGAACATCGACCCGGAGAAGAGCCTCTGGGAGGTCGTCTCTGACGGTCTGGACTACATCCAGGTCGGCAACGTTGAAATGCCTTCGCGTGCGTACGTTTCCGCGTTCGGCTTCAAGGGCCCGGACCAGCAGAAGAAGGCGGGTGTGCTCTCCGGTGGTGAGCGTAACCGTCTGAACCTGGCGCTGACCCTCAAGCAGGGCGGTAACCTGCTGCTGCTCGATGAGCCCACTAACGACCTGGACGTTGAGACCCTCGCATCCCTGGAAAATGCGCTGCTGGAATTCCCCGGCTGTGCAGTGGTCGTCTCCCACGACCGTTGGTTCCTGGACCGCGTGGCAACCCACATCCTGGCGTGGGAGGGCACCGATGAGAACCCGGATCAGTGGTACTGGTTCGAGGGTAACTTCGAGTCCTACGAGAAGAACAAGATTGAGCGCCTCGGCCCTGAGGCTGCTAAGCCGCACCGCGTGGTGCACCGCAAGCTGACCCGATAG
- a CDS encoding HdeD family acid-resistance protein, translating to MSLATGVLLIIAAVYMFANPAVPLAALGFIFSYAVLLGGVFEVVRYFGTPKQARTGWDLVDGILTVVAGLILLSASAGAQATYIPTIVGVWLIMWALIRLMTAQAMKYLSYAAGRHLQFSAIGTLILGLLVLLFPMIFGVAAVWMAALGLLVTGLVFVGDFFVSRRIKRTVHISPDGVIDVEAK from the coding sequence ATGTCCCTGGCCACGGGCGTGCTGCTGATTATCGCGGCCGTCTACATGTTTGCGAACCCCGCCGTGCCGCTGGCCGCGCTGGGCTTCATCTTCTCCTACGCCGTGCTGCTCGGTGGCGTGTTTGAAGTGGTGCGTTACTTCGGCACGCCAAAGCAGGCACGTACCGGCTGGGACCTGGTTGACGGCATCCTGACCGTGGTGGCTGGTCTGATTCTGCTGAGCGCTTCGGCTGGTGCGCAGGCGACGTACATTCCGACTATTGTGGGCGTGTGGCTGATTATGTGGGCGCTGATTCGTCTGATGACTGCCCAGGCCATGAAATACCTGAGCTACGCCGCCGGACGCCACCTGCAGTTCTCTGCTATCGGTACCCTGATCCTGGGTTTGCTCGTGCTGCTGTTCCCGATGATCTTCGGCGTGGCGGCAGTATGGATGGCAGCACTGGGTCTTCTGGTAACCGGCCTGGTGTTCGTGGGTGACTTCTTCGTTTCCCGCCGAATCAAGCGCACCGTGCACATTTCCCCGGACGGTGTGATTGACGTCGAAGCCAAATAA
- a CDS encoding ribose-5-phosphate isomerase: MRVHIATDHAGLELSHYLIESLTAAGYEMIDHGPADYDPLDDYPSFCINAALGVKRDREAGLDSLGIVLGGSGNGEQMAANKVEGIRAALAWNHDTAALAREHNNAQVVAVGGRQHSKEEALEIIKVFLATHWTNEERHARRIGQLAEYEQTGDIAGKQIDAA, translated from the coding sequence ATGCGCGTACACATCGCAACCGACCACGCTGGCCTCGAACTGAGCCACTACCTGATTGAGTCCCTCACCGCTGCGGGCTACGAAATGATTGACCACGGCCCCGCCGACTACGACCCGCTGGATGACTACCCCTCGTTCTGCATTAACGCAGCCCTCGGTGTGAAGCGTGACCGCGAGGCTGGCCTGGACTCCCTGGGTATTGTGCTGGGCGGTAGCGGCAACGGTGAGCAGATGGCTGCGAACAAGGTTGAGGGTATCCGCGCGGCTCTGGCATGGAACCACGACACCGCGGCGCTGGCTCGCGAGCACAACAACGCACAGGTCGTAGCTGTGGGCGGCCGCCAGCACAGCAAGGAAGAAGCACTGGAAATCATCAAGGTCTTCCTGGCTACCCACTGGACCAACGAGGAGCGTCACGCACGCCGTATCGGTCAGCTGGCTGAGTACGAGCAGACCGGCGACATTGCCGGCAAGCAGATTGACGCTGCCTAA
- a CDS encoding SGNH/GDSL hydrolase family protein, whose amino-acid sequence MPSIKSPIAKVSLTGTILAVVAAGSFGVYSAGGFTAPGGTAATAATGAEPTQSAQESPSESPSPEPTPEPTTPAQKMERTAQNAFGKEGAQATGEIQAPFPTSADAADMLVQQFKGGVVMYTPKYGPVAVESGVYEHWWKQRGYSDFAGWEGLPVSWRSKKGVLYTKFEKAELYWDKANGLPRNTNVLGAKDALVIGDSQVTSTSWVGLGLKQAGFVPYLFRCGGIGFVTAREGVCPSYYQGVMGGRWALPSGNPGVIYLDASGNDIYIHEDETKAREHVNAHQTQVIEQLRRMYPSSKIVFGGVVSMDEASAPDKQVAHKRHVANEVARQGARETGVLFMDTSGWQSLYLAEGDMADGVHLKEKAHHKLAGPFATRLRELLGTA is encoded by the coding sequence ATGCCTTCTATCAAGTCTCCTATCGCGAAAGTTTCTCTGACCGGCACAATCCTTGCTGTGGTTGCTGCCGGTTCCTTTGGCGTGTACTCCGCAGGAGGCTTCACCGCGCCCGGTGGCACCGCCGCTACCGCTGCTACGGGCGCCGAGCCTACCCAGTCGGCGCAGGAAAGCCCCAGCGAGTCCCCCTCCCCCGAGCCGACTCCGGAACCGACCACCCCGGCGCAGAAGATGGAACGCACCGCGCAGAACGCCTTCGGCAAGGAGGGCGCGCAGGCAACCGGTGAGATTCAGGCGCCGTTCCCCACCTCCGCTGATGCCGCCGACATGCTGGTTCAGCAGTTCAAGGGTGGCGTGGTCATGTACACCCCCAAGTACGGTCCGGTTGCGGTGGAATCCGGCGTCTACGAGCACTGGTGGAAGCAGCGCGGGTACAGCGACTTTGCCGGTTGGGAGGGTCTGCCGGTGAGCTGGCGATCCAAGAAGGGCGTTCTGTACACCAAGTTTGAGAAGGCTGAACTCTACTGGGATAAGGCGAACGGTCTGCCGCGTAACACCAATGTTCTTGGCGCTAAGGATGCCCTGGTGATTGGTGACTCGCAGGTGACCTCAACCTCCTGGGTTGGTTTGGGTCTGAAGCAGGCAGGTTTCGTCCCGTACCTGTTCCGTTGCGGCGGCATCGGTTTTGTGACCGCCCGCGAGGGTGTGTGCCCTTCCTACTATCAGGGTGTGATGGGTGGCCGTTGGGCTCTGCCGAGCGGTAACCCCGGCGTGATTTACCTGGATGCCTCCGGCAATGACATTTACATTCACGAGGATGAGACGAAGGCTCGCGAGCATGTGAACGCTCACCAGACTCAGGTTATTGAGCAGCTGCGACGCATGTACCCGTCGTCGAAAATCGTGTTCGGTGGTGTGGTGTCTATGGATGAGGCGTCAGCACCGGATAAGCAGGTGGCGCATAAGCGTCACGTGGCAAACGAGGTGGCAAGGCAGGGTGCCCGCGAGACCGGCGTGCTGTTCATGGACACCTCGGGCTGGCAGAGCCTCTACCTGGCTGAGGGTGACATGGCTGATGGCGTGCATCTGAAGGAGAAGGCGCACCATAAGCTGGCGGGCCCCTTTGCGACTCGTCTGCGTGAACTGCTCGGCACCGCCTAA
- the pepN gene encoding aminopeptidase N, translating to MPGLNLTRNEATERASIIKRVHSYRIELDLPKDKDVFSSKVEIRFDAQEGASTFIDAITSSVKSINLNGEELSTDLADGERIQLPNLAAENTLVIDAEMFYTNTGEGLHRFVDPADGEVYLYSQFEVPDSRRVFPVFEQPDLKAEFEFIVRVPSHWVVVSNQPEVKIEEKECGCGRAKTWFFKPTPRMSSYITAIVAGPYEKVTSELTNSEGRVIPLGVYARKSLMPFVDAEDMFELTRQGFEFYEEQFKTPYPFEKYDQLFVPEFNAGAMENAGCVTYLETYVFRSKVAEALRERRAITVLHELAHMWFGDLVTMKWWNDLWLNESFAEFMSTLAAAENTRYAKEAWATFAASEKTWAYRQDQLSSTHPIVAEIRDLADVQVNFDGITYAKGASVLRQMVAWVGQENFMAALKVYFDKHSWGNTVLDDLLVELERTSGRDVRAWSAKWLETAGVNTLAVEIENDEAGNISSLGIRQSYAEGFETLRPHRAVIGFYNLVDGKLTRTDRIELDIDGELTVVEEAIGKKRPDLLLLNDEDLAYAKIRLDERSIETAIKHLGDIDSSVARGVVWGSLWDTVRDAQMPARKYVDLVLNNIGKETNSTALRTQINNLSATLHSFVAPEAREETRHRAADRLWELACVAEPDSDAQLQLLQAFINQTRTEEQYDNVQRLFEGELTLEGLDIDADLRWNLVCRLATGGRFSAEQIAAELENDNTANGQQYAAQAYASIPTAEAKAEYWNKIMVTGELSNMIQRYAISGFKSGKPELIAQYDEPYFEQIEGIWRSRSHEISMQIIGGMYPSVPTAELLERTEAYLASLPEDAAALYRQIAEARDGVARALKVQAADI from the coding sequence ATGCCCGGCCTGAACCTAACCCGCAATGAGGCAACCGAACGCGCATCCATCATTAAGCGCGTGCACTCGTACCGTATTGAACTCGACCTGCCGAAGGACAAAGACGTCTTCTCCTCGAAGGTTGAAATCCGCTTCGACGCTCAGGAAGGTGCCTCCACCTTCATTGACGCGATTACTTCCTCGGTCAAGTCCATTAACCTCAACGGCGAAGAGCTGAGCACCGACCTGGCTGACGGCGAGCGCATCCAGCTGCCGAACCTGGCGGCTGAGAACACCCTGGTCATTGACGCAGAGATGTTCTACACCAACACCGGTGAGGGTCTGCACCGTTTCGTGGACCCCGCCGACGGCGAAGTGTACCTGTACTCCCAGTTTGAGGTGCCGGACTCCCGCCGCGTATTCCCCGTCTTTGAGCAGCCCGACCTGAAGGCTGAATTCGAGTTTATTGTGCGCGTTCCCTCGCACTGGGTGGTTGTGTCTAACCAGCCCGAGGTGAAGATTGAGGAGAAGGAGTGCGGTTGCGGCCGTGCAAAGACTTGGTTCTTCAAGCCGACCCCGCGCATGTCTTCGTACATTACCGCGATTGTGGCTGGCCCCTACGAGAAGGTCACCAGCGAGCTGACCAACTCTGAGGGTCGCGTGATTCCGCTGGGCGTGTACGCTCGTAAGTCCCTCATGCCGTTTGTGGATGCTGAGGACATGTTTGAGCTGACCCGTCAGGGCTTCGAGTTCTACGAGGAGCAGTTCAAGACCCCGTACCCGTTCGAGAAGTACGATCAGCTGTTCGTGCCCGAGTTCAACGCCGGTGCGATGGAGAACGCTGGCTGCGTGACCTACCTGGAGACTTACGTCTTCCGCTCCAAGGTTGCGGAGGCTCTGCGTGAGCGCCGCGCTATCACCGTTCTGCACGAGCTGGCTCACATGTGGTTCGGCGACCTGGTCACCATGAAGTGGTGGAACGACCTGTGGCTGAACGAGTCCTTCGCTGAGTTCATGTCGACCCTGGCTGCTGCGGAGAACACCCGCTACGCGAAGGAGGCGTGGGCTACCTTCGCCGCATCGGAGAAGACCTGGGCGTACCGTCAGGATCAGCTGTCTTCGACTCACCCGATTGTGGCTGAGATCCGTGACCTTGCCGATGTTCAGGTGAACTTCGACGGCATTACGTACGCGAAGGGTGCTTCGGTGCTGCGTCAGATGGTGGCGTGGGTTGGCCAGGAGAACTTCATGGCTGCTCTGAAGGTGTACTTCGATAAGCACAGCTGGGGCAACACCGTTCTGGACGACCTGCTGGTTGAGCTGGAGCGCACCTCCGGCCGTGACGTGCGTGCGTGGAGCGCCAAGTGGCTTGAGACCGCTGGCGTGAACACTCTCGCCGTTGAGATTGAGAACGACGAGGCTGGCAACATCTCTTCGCTGGGTATTCGCCAGTCCTACGCTGAGGGCTTCGAGACCCTGCGCCCGCACCGTGCCGTGATTGGTTTCTACAACCTGGTGGACGGCAAGCTGACCCGCACCGACCGCATTGAGCTGGACATCGACGGCGAGCTGACCGTGGTTGAGGAGGCTATCGGCAAGAAGCGCCCCGACCTGCTGCTGCTGAACGATGAGGATCTGGCGTACGCAAAGATTCGCCTGGACGAGCGTTCCATCGAGACCGCTATCAAGCACCTGGGCGATATTGATTCGTCCGTGGCTCGCGGCGTGGTCTGGGGTTCGCTCTGGGATACCGTGCGTGACGCTCAGATGCCGGCACGTAAGTACGTTGACCTGGTGCTGAACAACATCGGTAAGGAGACCAACTCCACCGCTCTGCGCACCCAGATCAACAACCTGTCCGCTACCCTGCACTCCTTCGTGGCTCCTGAGGCTCGCGAGGAGACCCGCCACCGTGCCGCTGACCGTCTCTGGGAGCTGGCATGCGTTGCAGAGCCCGATTCGGATGCTCAGCTGCAGCTGCTGCAGGCGTTCATCAACCAGACCCGCACCGAGGAGCAGTACGACAACGTGCAGCGTCTCTTCGAGGGTGAGCTGACCCTTGAGGGCCTGGATATTGACGCTGACCTGCGTTGGAACCTGGTGTGCCGCCTGGCTACCGGTGGCCGTTTCTCCGCCGAGCAGATTGCTGCGGAGCTGGAGAACGACAACACTGCAAACGGTCAGCAGTACGCCGCTCAGGCATACGCGTCGATTCCGACTGCGGAGGCTAAGGCTGAGTACTGGAACAAGATCATGGTGACCGGCGAGCTGTCGAACATGATTCAGCGTTACGCTATTTCCGGTTTCAAGTCCGGCAAGCCCGAGCTGATTGCCCAGTACGATGAGCCGTACTTCGAGCAGATTGAGGGTATTTGGCGTTCGCGTTCGCACGAGATTTCCATGCAGATTATTGGTGGCATGTACCCGAGCGTGCCGACCGCTGAGCTGCTGGAGCGTACCGAGGCGTACCTGGCTTCTCTGCCTGAGGATGCTGCGGCTCTGTACCGTCAGATTGCGGAGGCACGCGACGGCGTGGCTCGTGCGCTGAAGGTTCAGGCGGCTGACATCTAA
- a CDS encoding Fpg/Nei family DNA glycosylase, whose protein sequence is MPEGHSIHRIARQISDVFTGERVQVSSPQGRYAEGAALLDGHTITGAYAHGKHLFVTFENDLTLNVHLGIYGNWSFGGDETFTGASSIGAPRKIGEKEYAAGEGEPYAGPPEPKSTVRCRIVSEHGWADLVGPTICRTLTPEEVRTVRSKLGPDPLNPDADPEQFYRAARKSSRPIGVILMDQAAISGVGNIFRAESLYRQEIDPLRPGKSLSDEELQRLWEDNKHLLVIGVRVGRIITTEPEDRPGVPETEAWPDHANYVYMHHGEPCRRCGTTIRMEEIAGRKLYWCPGCQK, encoded by the coding sequence GTGCCCGAAGGCCACTCCATCCACCGTATCGCCCGCCAAATCAGCGACGTCTTCACCGGCGAGCGCGTGCAGGTTTCCTCCCCGCAGGGCCGCTACGCCGAGGGTGCCGCCCTGCTGGACGGTCACACCATCACCGGGGCGTACGCGCACGGTAAGCACCTATTTGTGACCTTCGAGAACGACCTGACCCTGAACGTGCACCTGGGTATTTACGGTAACTGGAGCTTCGGCGGGGATGAGACGTTCACGGGTGCTTCGAGCATTGGCGCGCCCCGCAAGATTGGCGAAAAAGAATACGCCGCGGGGGAGGGGGAGCCCTACGCCGGTCCTCCCGAGCCGAAGAGTACGGTGCGTTGCCGTATCGTTTCGGAGCACGGCTGGGCCGACCTGGTGGGCCCGACTATCTGCCGCACCCTCACGCCGGAGGAGGTGCGCACCGTCCGCTCGAAGCTCGGCCCCGACCCGCTCAACCCGGACGCCGACCCCGAACAGTTCTACCGCGCCGCACGTAAGAGCTCCCGCCCGATTGGTGTGATTCTGATGGATCAGGCGGCAATCTCCGGCGTGGGCAATATTTTCCGCGCCGAATCGCTGTACCGCCAGGAAATTGACCCGCTACGCCCCGGCAAGAGCCTCAGCGACGAGGAGCTGCAGCGACTCTGGGAAGACAATAAGCACCTGCTGGTCATCGGCGTGCGTGTGGGTCGTATTATCACCACCGAACCGGAAGACCGCCCCGGCGTACCCGAAACCGAAGCCTGGCCCGACCACGCCAACTACGTGTACATGCACCACGGCGAGCCCTGCCGCCGCTGCGGAACGACCATCCGCATGGAAGAAATCGCCGGCCGCAAACTCTACTGGTGCCCCGGCTGCCAGAAGTAG
- a CDS encoding cysteine hydrolase family protein has product MAEALMVVDVQRGFLHPQLPARNNDGAEEKMQKIMEAFRRSGREIIHIQHRGTDPSSFFYDEENIRFQTGFEPHAGERVFTKNVNSAFIGTNLLAYLRERGIDRLTVMGCTLPHCVSTTVRMAANYGFQVALVEDACVTFALSDGAGDFLSPEMVHLYNVAALRDEFATIVSAQQMLEEYM; this is encoded by the coding sequence ATGGCTGAGGCTCTAATGGTGGTGGATGTTCAGAGGGGTTTTCTGCATCCGCAGCTACCGGCTAGAAATAATGACGGCGCGGAAGAGAAGATGCAGAAGATCATGGAGGCTTTCCGCCGTTCAGGGCGGGAAATAATCCATATTCAGCATCGGGGAACGGACCCGAGCTCTTTCTTTTACGATGAGGAAAATATTAGGTTTCAGACCGGGTTTGAGCCTCATGCGGGGGAGAGGGTATTTACCAAAAATGTGAATAGTGCGTTTATTGGTACGAATCTGCTTGCCTATCTGCGTGAACGCGGGATTGATCGGCTCACGGTGATGGGTTGTACGCTGCCGCATTGTGTGTCTACCACTGTGCGGATGGCGGCAAATTATGGTTTTCAGGTGGCTCTTGTTGAGGATGCCTGTGTAACCTTTGCGCTTTCTGATGGTGCCGGTGATTTTCTTTCCCCGGAGATGGTGCACCTCTACAATGTTGCGGCGTTGCGCGATGAATTCGCCACGATTGTCTCGGCGCAGCAGATGCTTGAGGAGTATATGTAA
- the tig gene encoding trigger factor: MKTAVEKLNPTLAKIEVEVPFAEFKPYLDRTYKNLSGQISVPGFRKGKLPKQLIEQRAGFDYIVEASLNDALNDYYAQALGENELSPLAQPELDVQSQPSTENREADVKLTITVTVRPEIELPNYEGLEVEVDEVEVTAEDEVQALDALRERFGTLKTVERPAADKDFVTIDIAAEIDGEQVDAANDLSYQIGSGTMLDGIDEALTGLSAGEDATFETKLSGGEHAGEQAVIKVKLSAVKERELPEADDEFAQLASEFDTIDELKEDIKKQVAEAKVAEQGTQARDKVLAKLVELVEIPVPEKVIEDQLEQHFNNPNAEAGHDTEEHRAEVRANTETAFKNEMVLDAVADKEEVTVDQAEMINYIITMSSQYGMDPNQFAQMLDGSGQAGALVGEVRRSKALAAVLKTAVVKDTKGNVVDLSKYLGEGEEAAA; the protein is encoded by the coding sequence GTGAAGACCGCCGTCGAGAAGCTCAACCCGACCCTCGCAAAGATTGAGGTCGAGGTTCCCTTCGCAGAATTCAAGCCCTACCTGGACCGCACCTACAAGAACCTCTCGGGTCAGATCAGCGTTCCCGGCTTCCGCAAGGGTAAGCTGCCCAAGCAGCTCATCGAGCAGCGTGCGGGCTTCGACTACATCGTCGAGGCATCCCTGAACGACGCTCTGAACGACTACTACGCACAGGCACTGGGCGAGAACGAACTCTCCCCCCTGGCACAGCCCGAGCTGGACGTTCAGTCCCAGCCCTCCACCGAGAACCGTGAAGCAGACGTCAAGCTGACCATCACCGTCACCGTCCGCCCCGAAATCGAGCTGCCCAACTACGAGGGCCTCGAGGTTGAGGTTGACGAGGTAGAGGTCACCGCTGAGGACGAGGTTCAGGCACTGGACGCTCTGCGTGAGCGCTTCGGCACCCTGAAGACCGTTGAGCGCCCCGCAGCTGACAAGGACTTCGTGACCATCGACATCGCCGCAGAAATCGACGGCGAGCAGGTAGACGCAGCAAACGACCTGTCCTACCAGATCGGTTCCGGCACCATGCTCGACGGCATCGACGAGGCTCTGACCGGCCTGTCCGCTGGCGAGGACGCAACCTTCGAGACCAAGCTCTCCGGCGGCGAGCACGCAGGCGAGCAGGCAGTCATCAAGGTCAAGCTCTCCGCAGTCAAGGAGCGCGAGCTGCCCGAAGCTGACGACGAGTTCGCACAGCTGGCTTCCGAGTTCGACACCATCGACGAGCTGAAGGAAGACATCAAGAAGCAGGTTGCAGAAGCTAAGGTCGCCGAGCAGGGCACCCAGGCACGCGACAAGGTCCTCGCAAAGCTCGTTGAGCTCGTAGAGATCCCCGTCCCCGAGAAGGTTATCGAGGACCAGCTCGAGCAGCACTTCAACAACCCCAACGCTGAAGCAGGCCACGACACCGAGGAGCACCGCGCCGAGGTTCGTGCCAACACCGAGACCGCATTCAAGAACGAGATGGTTCTCGACGCTGTTGCGGACAAGGAAGAAGTGACCGTCGACCAGGCTGAGATGATCAACTACATCATCACCATGAGCTCCCAGTACGGCATGGACCCCAACCAGTTCGCACAGATGCTGGACGGCTCCGGCCAGGCAGGCGCACTGGTCGGCGAGGTTCGCCGCTCCAAGGCTCTGGCAGCAGTGCTGAAGACCGCAGTGGTCAAGGACACCAAGGGCAACGTTGTTGACCTGTCCAAGTACCTGGGCGAGGGCGAAGAGGCAGCTGCCTAA